From a single Kitasatospora sp. NBC_00458 genomic region:
- the metK gene encoding methionine adenosyltransferase: MSRRLFTSESVTEGHPDKIADQISDTILDALLREDPTSRVAVETLITTGQVHVAGEVTTKAYAPIAQLVRDKILEIGYDSSKKGFDGASCGVSVSIGAQSPDIAQGVDTAYEARVEGDEDSLDKQGAGDQGLMFGYASDETPELMPLPITLAHRLSRRLTEVRKNGTIPYLRPDGKTQVTIEYDGDKAVRLDTVVVSTQHASDIDLDSLLTPDIREFVVEPELKALADQGIKLVTEGYRLLVNPTGRFEIGGPMGDAGLTGRKIIIDTYGGMARHGGGAFSGKDPSKVDRSAAYAMRWVAKNIVAAGLARRAEVQVAYAIGKAEPVGLFVETFGTETVPVLTIQKAVTEVFDLRPAAIIRDLDLLRPIYSQTAAYGHFGRELPDFTWERTDRVDQLKKAVQA, encoded by the coding sequence GTGTCTCGCCGCCTGTTCACCTCGGAATCCGTCACCGAGGGACACCCCGACAAGATCGCTGACCAGATCAGCGACACCATCCTTGACGCCCTCCTCCGCGAGGACCCGACCTCCCGGGTCGCGGTGGAGACGCTGATCACCACCGGCCAGGTGCACGTGGCCGGCGAGGTGACCACCAAGGCGTACGCGCCGATCGCCCAGCTCGTCCGGGACAAGATCCTGGAGATCGGGTACGACAGCTCCAAGAAGGGCTTCGACGGCGCCTCCTGCGGCGTCTCGGTGTCCATCGGTGCGCAGTCGCCCGACATCGCGCAGGGCGTCGACACCGCGTACGAGGCCCGGGTCGAGGGCGACGAGGACTCCCTGGACAAGCAGGGCGCCGGTGACCAGGGCCTGATGTTCGGCTACGCGTCCGACGAGACGCCCGAGCTCATGCCGCTGCCGATCACCCTGGCGCACCGCCTCTCCCGCCGCCTCACCGAGGTCCGCAAGAACGGGACCATCCCGTACCTGCGCCCCGACGGCAAGACCCAGGTCACCATCGAGTACGACGGCGACAAGGCCGTCCGCCTCGACACCGTGGTCGTCTCCACCCAGCACGCCAGCGACATCGACCTCGACTCGCTGCTCACCCCGGACATCCGCGAGTTCGTCGTGGAGCCGGAGCTGAAGGCGCTCGCCGACCAGGGCATCAAGCTGGTCACCGAGGGCTACCGGCTGCTGGTCAACCCGACCGGCCGCTTCGAGATCGGCGGCCCGATGGGCGACGCCGGCCTGACCGGCCGCAAGATCATCATCGACACCTACGGCGGCATGGCCCGCCACGGCGGCGGTGCCTTCTCCGGCAAGGACCCGTCCAAGGTCGACCGCTCGGCCGCGTACGCGATGCGCTGGGTGGCGAAGAACATCGTCGCCGCCGGCCTCGCCCGCCGCGCCGAGGTGCAGGTCGCGTACGCGATCGGCAAGGCCGAGCCGGTCGGCCTCTTCGTGGAGACCTTCGGCACCGAGACCGTGCCGGTCCTCACCATCCAGAAGGCCGTCACCGAGGTGTTCGACCTCCGCCCGGCCGCGATCATCCGCGACCTGGACCTGCTCCGGCCGATCTACTCGCAGACCGCCGCGTACGGCCACTTCGGCCGTGAGCTGCCGGACTTCACCTGGGAGCGGACCGACCGGGTCGACCAGCTGAAGAAGGCCGTCCAGGCCTGA
- the coaBC gene encoding bifunctional phosphopantothenoylcysteine decarboxylase/phosphopantothenate--cysteine ligase CoaBC, which produces MSGSTEQAGAPRVVLGVSGGIAAYKACELLRRFTESGHQVTVVPTEAALHFVGEATWAALSGRPAATETWERVHEVPHVRIGQGADLVVVAPATADLMAKAAHGLADDLLTNTLLTARCPVVLAPAMHTEMWEHPATRDNVATLRRRGVIVLEPASGRLTGKDTGKGRLPEPSAIFDACRAVLRYGGVRTDLAGRHVVVSAGGTREPLDPVRYLGNRSSGKQGYALAATAAARGARVTLISANAELPDPAGVDVVRVATALELREAALAAAADADAVVMAAAVADFRPAVYAAGKIKKVEGVEPAPVALVRNPDVLAELSAHRPRSGQLVVGFAAETDEVLANGRAKLARKGCDLLVVNEVGDGKAFGQDVNEAVVLGSDGTETPVPVGPKEALADVVWSLVAERLDLLGE; this is translated from the coding sequence ATGAGCGGCAGCACGGAGCAGGCGGGCGCCCCGCGCGTCGTCCTCGGCGTCAGCGGCGGCATCGCCGCGTACAAGGCGTGCGAGCTGCTGCGCAGGTTCACCGAGTCCGGCCACCAGGTCACCGTGGTGCCCACCGAGGCGGCGCTGCACTTCGTCGGCGAGGCGACCTGGGCCGCGCTCTCCGGCCGCCCGGCCGCCACCGAGACCTGGGAGCGCGTGCACGAGGTGCCCCACGTGCGGATCGGGCAGGGCGCCGACCTGGTCGTGGTCGCCCCCGCCACCGCCGACCTGATGGCCAAGGCCGCCCACGGGCTCGCGGACGACCTGCTCACCAACACCCTGCTCACCGCGCGCTGCCCGGTCGTCCTGGCGCCCGCGATGCACACCGAGATGTGGGAGCACCCGGCGACCCGGGACAACGTCGCCACGCTGCGCCGCCGGGGCGTGATCGTGCTGGAGCCCGCCAGCGGGCGGCTGACCGGCAAGGACACCGGGAAGGGCCGGCTGCCCGAGCCCTCGGCGATCTTCGACGCCTGCCGGGCGGTGCTGCGGTACGGCGGCGTCCGGACCGACCTGGCCGGCCGGCACGTGGTGGTCTCGGCCGGCGGCACCCGGGAGCCGCTCGACCCGGTCCGCTACCTCGGCAACCGCTCCTCCGGCAAGCAGGGGTACGCGCTCGCCGCGACCGCCGCCGCCCGCGGCGCCCGTGTGACCTTGATCTCGGCCAATGCGGAGCTGCCCGACCCGGCCGGGGTGGACGTGGTCCGGGTGGCCACCGCCCTGGAGCTCCGGGAGGCGGCGCTGGCGGCGGCGGCCGACGCGGACGCCGTGGTCATGGCCGCGGCGGTGGCGGACTTCCGGCCCGCGGTCTACGCCGCCGGCAAGATCAAGAAGGTCGAGGGGGTCGAGCCGGCCCCGGTCGCGCTCGTCCGCAACCCCGACGTGCTGGCCGAGCTCTCGGCCCACCGCCCCCGTTCGGGCCAACTGGTCGTGGGTTTCGCCGCGGAGACCGACGAGGTGCTGGCGAACGGCCGCGCGAAGCTCGCCAGGAAGGGCTGCGACCTGCTGGTCGTCAACGAGGTCGGCGACGGCAAGGCCTTCGGCCAGGACGTCAACGAGGCCGTCGTACTGGGCTCGGACGGCACTGAGACGCCCGTTCCGGTGGGTCCGAAGGAGGCTCTCGCGGACGTCGTCTGGAGCCTCGTCGCGGAACGGCTCGATCTGCTCGGCGAGTGA
- the rpoZ gene encoding DNA-directed RNA polymerase subunit omega, with amino-acid sequence MSSSMTAPEGIINPPIDELLEATDSKYSLVIYAAKRARQINAYYSQLGEGLLEYVGPLVDTHVHEKPLSIALREINAGMLTAEAIEAA; translated from the coding sequence GTGTCCTCTTCCATGACCGCGCCCGAGGGCATCATCAACCCGCCGATCGACGAGCTGCTTGAGGCCACCGACTCCAAGTACAGCCTGGTGATCTACGCGGCCAAGCGTGCCCGTCAGATCAACGCGTACTACTCCCAGCTCGGCGAGGGCCTGCTGGAGTACGTCGGTCCGCTGGTCGACACCCACGTGCACGAGAAGCCGCTGTCGATCGCGCTGCGCGAGATCAACGCGGGCATGCTGACCGCCGAGGCGATCGAGGCTGCCTGA
- the gmk gene encoding guanylate kinase — protein MSERPRLTVLSGPSGVGKSTVVAHMRKQHPEVWLSVSATTRHPRPGEQNGVQYHFVDNDEFDKLIANGELLEWAVFAGNRYGTPRSAVLEKLERGEPVLLEIDLQGARQVRESMPEAQLVFLAPPSWDELVRRLTGRGTEPQDVIEKRLEAAKVELAAEPEFDSTLVNTSVEQVATELLALLGVG, from the coding sequence ATGAGTGAGCGTCCGCGGCTGACCGTGCTCTCCGGCCCCTCGGGGGTCGGCAAGAGCACGGTCGTCGCTCATATGAGGAAGCAGCACCCCGAGGTCTGGCTCTCGGTGTCGGCGACGACCCGCCACCCGAGGCCGGGCGAGCAGAACGGGGTCCAGTACCACTTCGTCGACAACGACGAGTTCGACAAGCTGATCGCCAACGGCGAGCTGCTGGAGTGGGCCGTGTTCGCGGGCAACCGCTACGGCACCCCGCGTTCGGCGGTTCTGGAGAAGCTGGAGCGCGGCGAGCCCGTGCTGTTGGAGATCGACCTGCAGGGCGCCCGGCAGGTGCGGGAGTCCATGCCGGAGGCGCAGCTGGTCTTCCTGGCTCCGCCGAGCTGGGACGAGCTGGTGCGCCGGCTCACCGGCCGGGGCACCGAGCCGCAGGACGTGATCGAGAAGCGGCTGGAGGCGGCGAAGGTGGAGCTGGCGGCCGAGCCGGAGTTCGACTCGACCCTGGTGAACACCTCCGTCGAGCAGGTGGCGACCGAACTGCTAGCCTTGCTCGGTGTAGGCTGA
- the mihF gene encoding integration host factor, actinobacterial type, with protein sequence MALPPLTPEQRTAALAKAAEARRERAEVKNRLKHSGASLHEVIKAGKADNDVIGKMKVSALLESLPGVGKVRAKQIMERLGISESRRVRGLGTNQIASLEREFGGGAA encoded by the coding sequence GTGGCTCTTCCGCCCCTTACCCCTGAACAGCGCACCGCCGCGCTCGCCAAGGCCGCCGAGGCTCGCCGGGAGCGCGCCGAGGTGAAGAACCGGCTCAAGCACTCCGGCGCCTCGCTGCACGAGGTGATCAAGGCCGGCAAGGCCGACAACGACGTGATCGGCAAGATGAAGGTCTCCGCCCTGCTGGAGTCCCTCCCGGGCGTCGGCAAGGTCCGGGCCAAGCAGATCATGGAGCGGCTCGGAATCAGCGAGAGCCGGCGTGTCCGTGGTCTCGGCACCAACCAGATCGCCTCCCTGGAGCGGGAGTTCGGCGGCGGTGCCGCCTGA
- the pyrF gene encoding orotidine-5'-phosphate decarboxylase, with protein sequence MTLAPFGARLRHALDTRGQLCVGIDPHASLLAAWGLEDSVAGLETFSRTVVEALAGRVAVLKPQAAFFERFGSRGVAVLEKSVEEARAAGALVLMDAKRGDIGSTMAAYAEAFLAPGSPLFSDAVTVSPYLGFGSLRPALDLATANGAGVFALALTSNPEGAEVQRAVGADGLPVAASVLRQLAAENAGAEPLGSFGAVVGATLADAGVDLAINGPLLAPGIGAQGATMADLPRVFGDSVRNVVPSVSRDVLKHGPSVDALRAAADRFVQEYADAVK encoded by the coding sequence ATGACCCTCGCCCCCTTCGGCGCCCGCCTGCGCCACGCCCTCGACACCCGCGGCCAGCTCTGCGTCGGCATCGACCCGCACGCCTCCCTGCTGGCCGCCTGGGGCCTGGAGGACTCGGTCGCGGGCCTGGAGACCTTCAGCCGCACCGTGGTCGAGGCGCTGGCCGGCCGGGTGGCCGTGCTCAAGCCGCAGGCCGCGTTCTTCGAGCGCTTCGGCTCCCGGGGCGTCGCCGTCCTGGAGAAGTCCGTCGAGGAGGCCCGGGCGGCCGGCGCACTGGTCCTGATGGACGCCAAGCGCGGCGACATCGGCTCCACCATGGCCGCCTACGCGGAGGCCTTCCTGGCGCCCGGCAGCCCGCTCTTCTCGGACGCCGTGACCGTCAGCCCCTACCTGGGCTTCGGCTCGCTGCGGCCGGCCCTGGACCTCGCCACCGCCAACGGCGCTGGCGTCTTCGCGCTCGCCCTCACCTCCAACCCGGAGGGCGCCGAGGTGCAGCGCGCGGTCGGCGCGGACGGCCTCCCGGTGGCCGCCTCGGTGCTGCGGCAGCTGGCCGCCGAGAACGCCGGCGCCGAGCCGCTCGGCTCCTTCGGCGCGGTGGTCGGCGCGACGCTGGCCGACGCCGGGGTCGACCTGGCGATCAACGGCCCGCTGCTGGCCCCCGGGATCGGCGCCCAGGGCGCGACCATGGCGGACCTGCCGCGGGTCTTCGGCGACTCGGTGCGCAACGTGGTGCCGAGCGTCAGCCGCGACGTGCTGAAGCACGGCCCCTCGGTGGACGCGCTGCGGGCGGCGGCCGACCGGTTCGTCCAGGAGTACGCGGACGCGGTGAAGTAG
- a CDS encoding quinone-dependent dihydroorotate dehydrogenase: MYKLLFDLVFKKMDPEKAHHLAFFWIRLASSVPGLRILVRRVLAPRDRALHTGALGLDLPGPFGLAAGFDKNGVGIDGLSMLGFDYVEIGTVTGEAQPGNPTPRLFRLVEDRALINRMGFNNQGSARVAARLATRPHTTSTPVVGVNIGKTKVVEEADAIADYVKSTERLARYADYLVVNVSSPNTPGLRNLQAVSHLGPLLGAVREAADRTTPHRVPLLVKIAPDLADEDVDAVADLALELGLDGIIATNTTIGREGLRTPAARVEEIGMGGLSGAPLKDRALEVLQRLRTRTGGRLVLVSVGGIETAEDAWQRIVHGADLVQGYSAFIYEGPFWCRRIHKGLSARVRAGGFRNLAAAVGSAVDAPKAA, encoded by the coding sequence GTGTACAAGCTGCTGTTCGACCTCGTCTTCAAGAAGATGGACCCGGAGAAGGCCCACCACCTGGCCTTCTTCTGGATCCGGCTGGCCTCCTCGGTGCCCGGCCTGCGGATCCTGGTCCGGCGGGTGCTGGCCCCGCGCGACCGCGCGCTCCACACGGGCGCGCTCGGCCTCGACCTGCCCGGCCCGTTCGGCCTCGCGGCCGGCTTCGACAAGAACGGCGTCGGGATCGACGGCCTGTCGATGCTCGGCTTCGACTACGTCGAGATCGGCACCGTCACCGGCGAGGCCCAGCCCGGCAACCCGACGCCGCGGCTCTTCCGGCTCGTCGAGGACCGCGCCCTGATCAACCGGATGGGCTTCAACAACCAGGGCTCGGCCCGGGTCGCCGCCCGCCTCGCCACCCGCCCGCACACCACCTCGACCCCGGTCGTCGGCGTCAACATCGGCAAGACCAAGGTCGTCGAGGAGGCCGACGCGATCGCGGACTACGTGAAGTCCACCGAGCGCCTCGCCCGCTACGCGGACTACCTGGTGGTCAACGTCAGCTCGCCGAACACCCCCGGGCTGCGCAACCTCCAGGCCGTCTCCCACCTCGGCCCGCTGCTCGGCGCCGTCCGCGAGGCCGCCGACCGGACCACCCCGCACCGCGTCCCGCTGCTGGTCAAGATCGCCCCCGACCTGGCCGACGAGGACGTCGACGCCGTCGCCGACCTTGCCCTGGAGCTTGGCCTGGACGGCATCATCGCCACCAACACCACGATCGGCCGCGAGGGCCTGCGGACCCCCGCCGCCCGGGTCGAGGAGATCGGCATGGGCGGCCTCTCCGGCGCCCCCCTCAAGGACCGCGCGCTGGAGGTCCTCCAGCGGCTGCGCACCCGCACCGGGGGCCGGCTCGTGCTGGTCTCGGTCGGCGGCATCGAGACCGCCGAGGACGCCTGGCAGCGGATCGTCCACGGCGCCGACCTGGTCCAGGGCTACAGCGCCTTCATCTACGAGGGCCCGTTCTGGTGCCGCCGCATCCACAAGGGCCTCTCCGCCCGCGTACGGGCCGGCGGCTTCCGCAACCTCGCCGCCGCCGTCGGCAGCGCGGTCGACGCGCCCAAGGCCGCCTGA
- the carB gene encoding carbamoyl-phosphate synthase large subunit, giving the protein MPKRSDIKSVLVIGSGPIVIGQAAEFDYSGTQACRVLRAEGLRVVLVNSNPATIMTDPEIADATYVEPITPEFVEKIIAKERPDALLPTLGGQTALNTAIALHKAGTLEKYGVELIGADVEAINKGEDRELFKGVVEAVNAKIGHGESARSVICHTMDEVIAGVDTLGGYPVVVRPSFTMGGAGSGFAHDEEELRRIAGQGLTLSPTTEVLLEESILGWKEYELELMRDKSDNVVVVCSIENFDPMGVHTGDSITVAPAMTLTDREYQILRDIGIAVIREVGVDTGGCNIQFAVNPDDGRVIVIEMNPRVSRSSALASKATGFPIAKIAAKLAVGYTLDEIPNDITEETPASFEPTLDYVVVKVPRFAFEKFPSADATLTTTMKSVGEAMALGRNFPEALNKALRSLEKKGSQFTWTGPVGDKAELLAKAVVPTDGRINTVMEAIRAGATPEEVFEATKIDPWFVDQLFLLDEIAGELTDAAELTPDLLRHAKRHGFSDQQIGEIRGLRPDVVREVRHALGIRPVFKTVDTCAAEFAAKTPYFYSSYDEESEVAPRTKPAVIILGSGPNRIGQGIEFDYSCVHASFALSDAGYETVMVNCNPETVSTDYDTSDRLYFEPLTLEDVLEVVHAERQAGPLAGVIVQLGGQTPLGLAQALKDNGVPIVGTQPEAIDLAEERGAFGRVLRDAGLPAPKHGTAFSFEEAKAIADEIGYPVLARPSYVLGGRGMEIVYDEESLASYLERHAGLISEHPVLIDRFLDDAVEIDVDALYDGTELYLGGVMEHIEEAGIHSGDSACALPPITLGGYDIKRLRASTEAIARGVGVRGLINIQFALSGDILYVLEANPRASRTVPFTSKATAVPLAKAAARISLGATVAELRAEGMLPAEGDGGTLPADAPIAVKEAVMPWSRFRDVHGRGVDTVLGPEMRSTGEVMGIDKVFGTAYAKSQTGAYGALPTKGKVFVSVANRDKRNLVFPARALASLGFELLATAGTAEVLQRGGIPATVVRKHSEGEGPNGERTIVQLIHDGEVDLIINTPYGTGGRLDGYEIRTAAVARSVPCLTTVQAMGAAVQGIDRLLRDEVGVMSLQEHAELINAGRAK; this is encoded by the coding sequence GTGCCTAAGCGCAGTGACATCAAGTCCGTCCTGGTGATCGGCTCCGGCCCGATCGTGATCGGCCAGGCGGCGGAGTTCGACTACTCCGGCACGCAGGCCTGCCGCGTCCTGCGGGCCGAGGGCCTGCGGGTCGTGCTGGTCAACTCCAACCCCGCCACGATCATGACCGACCCGGAGATCGCCGACGCCACCTACGTCGAGCCGATCACCCCGGAGTTCGTCGAGAAGATCATCGCCAAGGAGCGCCCCGACGCGCTGCTGCCGACCCTGGGCGGCCAGACCGCGCTCAACACGGCGATCGCCCTGCACAAGGCCGGCACCCTGGAGAAGTACGGGGTCGAGCTGATCGGCGCCGACGTCGAGGCGATCAACAAGGGCGAGGACCGCGAGCTGTTCAAGGGCGTCGTCGAGGCGGTCAACGCCAAGATCGGCCACGGCGAGTCCGCCCGCTCGGTGATCTGCCACACCATGGACGAGGTGATCGCCGGCGTCGACACCCTCGGCGGCTACCCGGTCGTCGTCCGCCCCTCCTTCACCATGGGCGGCGCCGGCTCCGGCTTCGCCCACGACGAGGAGGAGCTGCGCCGCATCGCCGGCCAGGGCCTGACCCTCTCGCCGACCACCGAGGTGCTCCTGGAGGAGTCCATCCTCGGCTGGAAGGAGTACGAGCTGGAGCTCATGCGCGACAAGAGCGACAACGTCGTGGTCGTCTGCTCCATCGAGAACTTCGACCCGATGGGCGTGCACACCGGCGACTCGATCACCGTCGCGCCGGCGATGACGCTCACCGACCGCGAGTACCAGATCCTGCGCGACATCGGCATCGCCGTCATCCGCGAGGTCGGCGTCGACACCGGCGGCTGCAACATCCAGTTCGCCGTCAACCCCGACGACGGCCGGGTCATCGTCATCGAGATGAACCCGCGCGTCTCGCGCTCCTCGGCGCTGGCCTCCAAGGCCACCGGCTTCCCGATCGCCAAGATCGCCGCCAAGCTGGCCGTCGGCTACACGCTCGACGAGATCCCCAACGACATCACCGAGGAGACCCCGGCCTCCTTCGAGCCGACCCTCGACTACGTCGTGGTGAAGGTCCCGCGGTTCGCGTTCGAGAAGTTCCCGAGCGCCGACGCGACGCTGACCACCACCATGAAGTCGGTCGGCGAGGCCATGGCCCTCGGCCGCAACTTCCCCGAGGCGCTCAACAAGGCGCTGCGCTCGCTGGAGAAGAAGGGCTCCCAGTTCACCTGGACCGGTCCGGTCGGCGACAAGGCCGAACTGCTGGCCAAGGCGGTCGTCCCGACCGACGGCCGGATCAACACCGTGATGGAGGCCATCCGGGCCGGCGCCACCCCGGAGGAGGTGTTCGAGGCCACCAAGATCGACCCGTGGTTCGTCGACCAGCTCTTCCTGCTCGACGAGATCGCCGGCGAGCTCACCGACGCCGCCGAGCTCACCCCCGACCTGCTCCGGCACGCCAAGCGGCACGGCTTCTCCGACCAGCAGATCGGCGAGATCCGCGGCCTGCGCCCGGACGTGGTCCGCGAGGTCCGGCACGCACTCGGCATCCGCCCGGTCTTCAAGACAGTGGACACCTGCGCCGCCGAGTTCGCCGCCAAGACCCCGTACTTCTACTCGTCCTACGACGAGGAGAGCGAGGTCGCCCCGCGCACCAAGCCCGCGGTGATCATCCTCGGCTCCGGCCCGAACCGCATCGGCCAGGGCATCGAGTTCGACTACTCCTGCGTCCACGCCTCCTTCGCGCTGTCCGACGCCGGGTACGAGACCGTGATGGTCAACTGCAACCCGGAGACCGTCTCCACCGACTACGACACCTCCGACCGGCTCTACTTCGAGCCGCTCACCCTGGAGGACGTGCTGGAGGTCGTCCACGCCGAGCGGCAGGCGGGCCCGCTGGCCGGCGTCATCGTCCAGCTCGGCGGCCAGACCCCGCTCGGCCTCGCCCAGGCGCTCAAGGACAACGGCGTGCCGATCGTCGGCACCCAGCCCGAGGCCATCGACCTCGCCGAGGAGCGCGGCGCCTTCGGCCGCGTGCTGCGCGACGCCGGCCTGCCCGCCCCCAAGCACGGCACCGCCTTCTCCTTCGAGGAGGCCAAGGCGATCGCCGACGAGATCGGCTACCCGGTCCTCGCCCGCCCGTCCTACGTGCTCGGCGGCCGCGGCATGGAGATCGTCTACGACGAGGAGTCCCTCGCCTCCTACCTGGAGCGGCACGCCGGCCTGATCTCCGAGCACCCGGTGCTGATCGACCGCTTCCTCGACGACGCGGTCGAGATCGACGTCGACGCGCTCTACGACGGCACCGAGCTCTACCTCGGCGGCGTCATGGAGCACATCGAGGAGGCCGGCATCCACTCCGGCGACTCCGCCTGCGCGCTGCCCCCGATCACCCTCGGCGGCTACGACATCAAGCGGCTGCGCGCCTCCACCGAGGCGATCGCCCGCGGCGTCGGCGTCCGCGGCCTGATCAACATCCAGTTCGCGCTCTCCGGCGACATCCTCTACGTGCTGGAGGCCAACCCCCGCGCCTCCCGCACCGTGCCGTTCACCTCCAAGGCGACGGCCGTGCCGCTGGCCAAGGCCGCCGCCCGGATCTCGCTCGGCGCCACCGTCGCCGAGCTGCGCGCCGAGGGCATGCTCCCGGCCGAGGGCGACGGCGGCACGCTGCCCGCCGACGCGCCGATCGCGGTCAAGGAGGCCGTGATGCCGTGGAGCCGCTTCCGCGACGTGCACGGCCGCGGCGTGGACACCGTGCTCGGCCCGGAGATGCGCTCGACCGGCGAGGTCATGGGCATCGACAAGGTCTTCGGCACCGCCTACGCGAAGTCCCAGACCGGTGCCTACGGCGCACTGCCGACCAAGGGCAAGGTCTTCGTCTCGGTCGCCAACCGGGACAAGCGCAACCTGGTCTTCCCGGCCCGCGCACTGGCCAGCCTGGGCTTCGAACTGCTCGCGACCGCCGGCACCGCCGAGGTGCTCCAGCGCGGCGGCATCCCCGCCACCGTGGTGCGCAAGCACAGCGAGGGCGAGGGCCCGAACGGCGAGCGGACCATCGTCCAGCTGATCCACGACGGTGAGGTCGACCTCATCATCAACACGCCGTACGGCACCGGCGGCCGCCTCGACGGCTACGAGATCCGCACCGCCGCCGTCGCCCGCTCGGTGCCCTGCCTGACCACCGTGCAGGCCATGGGCGCCGCCGTCCAGGGCATCGACCGGCTGCTGCGCGACGAGGTCGGCGTCATGTCGCTCCAGGAGCACGCCGAGCTGATCAACGCCGGCCGCGCCAAGTAG
- the carA gene encoding glutamine-hydrolyzing carbamoyl-phosphate synthase small subunit — protein MTAPAPTTQRQRRERTPAVLVLEDGRTFRGEAYGATGETFGEAVFNTGMSGYQETLTDPSYHRQVVVMTAPQIGNTGWNDEDDESGRIWVAGYVVRDPARVASNWRSRRPLDEELAKQGVVGISGIDTRALTRHLRERGAMRCGIFSGGALADQAELLARVQSSPEMKGADLCAEVAATEAYVVPAIGEKRFTVAALDLGIKAMTPQRMAERGIEVHVLPANSTIEDVYAVNPDGVFFSNGPGDPATADHQVAVAQGVLERRTPFFGICFGNQILGRALGFGTYKLKYGHRGINQPVQDRTTGKVEVTAHNHGFAVNAPLDKVSDTPFGRVEVSHVCLNDDVVEGLQALDVPAFSVQYHPEAAAGPHDAAYLFDRFVKLMEGQRA, from the coding sequence ATGACCGCACCTGCCCCCACCACGCAGCGCCAACGGCGGGAGCGCACCCCCGCCGTGCTCGTCCTGGAGGACGGCCGGACCTTCCGCGGCGAGGCCTACGGCGCGACCGGCGAGACCTTCGGCGAGGCGGTCTTCAACACCGGCATGTCCGGCTACCAGGAGACCCTCACCGACCCGTCCTACCACCGCCAGGTGGTCGTGATGACCGCGCCGCAGATCGGCAACACCGGCTGGAACGACGAGGACGACGAGTCCGGGCGGATCTGGGTCGCCGGCTACGTCGTCCGCGACCCCGCCCGCGTCGCGTCCAACTGGCGCTCGCGCCGCCCCCTCGACGAGGAGCTCGCCAAGCAGGGCGTCGTCGGCATCAGCGGCATCGACACCCGGGCGCTCACCCGCCACCTCCGCGAGCGCGGCGCGATGCGCTGCGGGATCTTCTCCGGCGGGGCGCTGGCCGACCAGGCCGAGCTGCTCGCCCGGGTGCAGTCCTCGCCCGAGATGAAGGGCGCCGACCTGTGCGCCGAGGTCGCCGCCACCGAGGCGTACGTGGTGCCCGCGATCGGTGAGAAGCGCTTCACCGTCGCCGCGCTGGACCTCGGCATCAAGGCGATGACCCCGCAGCGGATGGCCGAGCGCGGCATCGAGGTGCACGTGCTGCCGGCGAACTCCACCATCGAGGACGTCTACGCCGTGAACCCCGACGGCGTGTTCTTCTCCAACGGCCCGGGCGACCCGGCCACCGCCGACCACCAGGTCGCCGTCGCGCAGGGCGTGCTGGAGCGGAGGACCCCGTTCTTCGGGATCTGCTTCGGCAACCAGATCCTCGGCCGCGCGCTGGGCTTCGGCACGTACAAGCTCAAGTACGGCCACCGCGGCATCAACCAGCCGGTCCAGGACCGCACCACCGGCAAGGTCGAGGTGACCGCGCACAACCACGGCTTCGCCGTGAACGCACCGCTGGACAAGGTGAGCGACACGCCGTTCGGGCGCGTCGAGGTCTCCCACGTCTGCCTCAACGACGACGTGGTCGAGGGCCTCCAGGCGCTCGACGTCCCCGCCTTCAGCGTGCAGTACCACCCCGAAGCGGCCGCGGGTCCGCACGACGCCGCCTACCTGTTCGACCGCTTCGTGAAGCTCATGGAGGGCCAGCGTGCCTAA
- a CDS encoding PH-like domain-containing protein, whose amino-acid sequence MTTPALLAQEQARVTDWPGYIGWAIGLLLVIGLVYWLMRQGWNWRRTLQSGIPPLPAVPERAGRTILETGGRYHGSTTAGNWLDRVVAHGLGTRSRADLTLGANGLLVQRPGDVDFWIPAEHLTGARTDSGIAGKVVPSGILVVSWTHEGTELDSGFRLDHPDEHAAWVEAIALLATRTTTKTEEAAQ is encoded by the coding sequence GTGACCACCCCCGCACTGCTCGCCCAGGAGCAGGCCAGGGTGACCGACTGGCCGGGCTACATCGGCTGGGCGATCGGCCTGCTGCTGGTGATCGGCCTGGTGTACTGGCTGATGCGGCAGGGCTGGAACTGGCGCCGCACCCTCCAGTCCGGGATCCCGCCGCTGCCCGCCGTGCCGGAGCGCGCCGGCCGGACCATCCTGGAGACCGGCGGCCGGTACCACGGCAGCACCACCGCCGGGAACTGGCTCGACCGGGTCGTCGCGCACGGCCTGGGCACCCGCAGCCGTGCCGACCTGACCCTCGGCGCGAACGGCCTGCTGGTGCAGCGCCCCGGCGACGTCGACTTCTGGATCCCCGCCGAGCACCTCACCGGTGCCCGCACGGACTCCGGGATAGCCGGCAAGGTCGTCCCGTCCGGAATCCTCGTCGTCAGCTGGACGCACGAGGGGACGGAGCTGGACTCCGGGTTCCGGCTCGACCACCCCGACGAGCACGCCGCCTGGGTCGAGGCGATCGCTCTACTCGCAACACGTACGACCACGAAGACGGAAGAGGCCGCGCAATGA